The genomic region CGAGGTCGGGAAGCGCAGGCGGAAGCGCCGCCAGCCGCAACGCGGCTGCGCCTCCCACCAATGCCGCCCATGCGACGATGTAAACGCTTTTGCGCTTCACTCTCAAAATCCCGGCAAGAAAGAGAGCGGCTCGTCACCGCTCGCCTCCTGCAGTGCAGGAGCGTTCTCGTCTCTTCAGGGCAACCGCACCCGGATCCCCGTGGCGATCTCGCGGTCCAGCGCCAGCGTCGTCTCGCCCACGTCCAATACGAACGTGGGACGGCGCTGCCTTAGCACGACTTCGCACCCGGCCACCAGCCCCAACGACGCGAGCCGGTCCGATCGCACGGGGTTCTCCACCGAGACCGCGTCGACGACGAGGAAGACGCCCACCGGCGCCTCGGTGACCGGCACGGCGGCCCCAGCTGCTGCCTGCTTGCGCGGGCGAAAGGCGGAGAGGAGTCCCATCGTCAGGCGTCCTTGCGGCTCTTCAGCCACTTCGCGAGCTTGCCGGCGAGGCCGGCGCTGGTGCGGGGAAAGGAGTAGCCGCAGCCCGGGCAGCAGACGGTGCTGCAGCCCTTCGCCAGCGGGCAGCTCGGCCTGCAGCCGAGCCCGTCCGCGTCGAAGGTGGTGCTGCAGAGCGGGCAGGCTTCGATGCTTTCGCTCATCCCATCACCCAGTGCATGAGCACGTTGACGACGCCGCCGACGGCGACGGCGAACGGGAAGATGAACGCCACCATGGCGAGGCCGGTCTTGAGCCCCCGCTCCTTCACGATCATGAAGAAGTTCGCGATGCAGGGGACGAAGAGCGTGATCACGGTCATCGCCACCACCACCTGGATCTCGCCCTCCACGCCGAGGGTGCCTGCGCGCATCCGCTCGTTGAAGAGGTCGAAGAGGCCGGCGGCGCCGTAATCCCGGCGGAGGAAGCCGATCACGAAGGAGACACCCGCCTCCTTCGGCAGCCCGAGCACGCCGGTGACCACCGGCTCCACCGCGCGGATCACCAGGGGCAGGAGCTGCAGCCTGTCGAAGACCCAGAGGACGAAGGTGCCGAGCAGGAAGAGCGGCAGCGCCTCCTTGAGGTACCACTCGATCCGCGCCACCACCTTCACCAGGATGTTGGAGAGCTGGGGCCTGCGGATCGGCGGGAGCTCGAGGAGGAAGTCGGAGCTCTCGCCGGGGAGCACCTTCGAGGAGAGCCAGCCCACCAGCAGGATCGTGCCGAGGACGCTGCCCGACCAGAAGAGCGCGCCGGTGAGCGAGATCCCGGAGAGCATGCCGAGGATCACGCCGAGCTGCGCCGAGCAGGGCACGCCGAGGGCGAGGAGGAGCGTGACGATCACCCGCTCCTTCTTCGTCTCCATGATCCGGGCGGTCATCGTCGCCATGGTGTCGCAGCCAAGGCCGAGCACCATCGGCAGCACCGCCTTGCCGTTGAGCCCCATCGCCTTCATCGCCTTGTTCGCCACTACGGCGAGACGGGGCAGGTAGCCCGAGTCCTCCATGATCGAGAAGGCGATGAAGAAGGTGGTGACGATCGGCAGCACGATGGCGATGCCGTAGGAGAGCGCCATCGAGACCAGGCCGTACTGGCCGATGAGGAAGCCGCTCGATTCGTCGACCGGCACGCCGGGCGGCCCGGCGAGGAACTCCTGCACCACGCCGGAGGGCACCACCGCGCGGATCGCCGCGTCGGTCCAGGGGACCACGTATTCGGCGAAGAAGACGCTCTCGAGCCAGTCGACCATGATGCCGGCGCCGAGGACGCCGACGAAGTAGTAGGCGGCGAGGAGGACCGCGGCGAGGACGAAGAAGCCGCCGACCGGATGGACCGAGGCGTCGCCGACGAAGCGGGCGAACCTGGCGCCGGAGCCCTGCGGCGCACCGCGGCGCATCACGTGGGCGGCGAGGCGATCGGCGGTCTCGAGGCGGGCGCGGCCGAGGAGCGTCCGCAGCGGCTGCGGGATCGCTGCGGCGAGGAGGCCCCGCTCCTTCTCCACGACGGCCCGGGTCTCGGCGTCGAGGTTCGCCTTCGCCCACGCCTCCATCGAATCGTCGGCGAGGAGGAGGAGCGCGAGGGCCCGGCGGGAGATGCCGGTCTCGGGCAGCACCGGGAGCAGCCGGGCCACCGCGCTCTCCACCGGCGGCGCGTAGGCGATCTGCAGCGAGGCGGGACGGGCGGCGGGGACTGCGGCGACGAGCTGCTCGATCCCCTCCTTCACCACCGCCACCGTGCCCACCACCTCGACGCCGAGGGCCTTCGCGAGCTCCCCCGGATCGATGCCGATGCCGCGGCTCCGGGCCTCGTCGAGCATGTTGAGGGCGAGGACGAAGGGCACCCCCGCCTCGGCGAGCTGCACCGAGAGGAGGAGCGCGCGGCGCAGGTTCTTGGCGTCGCTGACCTGCACCACCGTCGCGCCGCGCTCGGCGACGAGGATGTCGCGGGCTACCGCCTCGTCCTCGCTCATGGCGAGGAGGTTGTTGGTGCCCGGGGTGTCGATCACCTGGTACTCGGCGCCACCGAAGTGTGCCTTGCCGCGGGTGAGCTCCACCGTGGTGCCGGGGTAGTTGGAGACCTGGGCATAGCGGCCGGTGAGCGCGCCGAAGACCACGCTCTTGCCGACGTTGGGATTTCCGACGAGGAGGAGCCGGGAGGAGGCCGGGCCCGCGTCGCCGCGCGGGGGTTCTACCGGGAGCGGAGCGGACACCTATGCCCTCGCCTTCCTGCATTTCGAGCAGCGACCGTAGAGTTCCATCTTGTGGTGGCTCACCTGGAAGCCGTGCCGCTTCGCCACCGCGAGCTGGAGCTTCTCGATCTCGTCGTTCTCGAACTCGACGATGAAGCCGCAGCTGGTGCAGATCAGGTGGTCGTGGTGATCGCCAGCGGTCTCGTAGCGGGTCTGGCCGTCGCCGAAGTGCCGGGGCTGCGCCAGCCCGCACTCGGTGAGGAGCTTCATCGTCCGGTAGACCGTGGCGGCGGAGATCCGGCGGTCCTGCTCGCGGACCCGGGCGAGGAGCTGCTCGACGTTCAGGTGCCCACCGGTGGAGAAGAAGGTGTCGACGATGAGGGTGCGCTGCCTCGTCGACTTGAGGCCCTTCTCCGCGATGTAGCGGTTGAGGACCTCCATCGGCTCGAGCGTCCGCTCCGTATGCTGCGTCACCGGCTGGCCTTTCACGCTGCGAAAATGAAAACCGTTATCAACTCCATATGGCTACTAACACCCGCCGAATCGCTGGTCAACGGGAAGCCTGCGGGGAACGGCTTGACACCACCCCCCTTGGCGCGGATCTTCCGCGCCCCATGCTCCTCCGCGACCCTGCCGAGATCCCCGCCCCCGTCGCCATCGCCCTCGCCGACTTCTGCCGGCGCGCCGACAGGC from Vulgatibacter sp. harbors:
- a CDS encoding Fur family transcriptional regulator, producing the protein MEVLNRYIAEKGLKSTRQRTLIVDTFFSTGGHLNVEQLLARVREQDRRISAATVYRTMKLLTECGLAQPRHFGDGQTRYETAGDHHDHLICTSCGFIVEFENDEIEKLQLAVAKRHGFQVSHHKMELYGRCSKCRKARA
- the feoB gene encoding ferrous iron transport protein B yields the protein MSAPLPVEPPRGDAGPASSRLLLVGNPNVGKSVVFGALTGRYAQVSNYPGTTVELTRGKAHFGGAEYQVIDTPGTNNLLAMSEDEAVARDILVAERGATVVQVSDAKNLRRALLLSVQLAEAGVPFVLALNMLDEARSRGIGIDPGELAKALGVEVVGTVAVVKEGIEQLVAAVPAARPASLQIAYAPPVESAVARLLPVLPETGISRRALALLLLADDSMEAWAKANLDAETRAVVEKERGLLAAAIPQPLRTLLGRARLETADRLAAHVMRRGAPQGSGARFARFVGDASVHPVGGFFVLAAVLLAAYYFVGVLGAGIMVDWLESVFFAEYVVPWTDAAIRAVVPSGVVQEFLAGPPGVPVDESSGFLIGQYGLVSMALSYGIAIVLPIVTTFFIAFSIMEDSGYLPRLAVVANKAMKAMGLNGKAVLPMVLGLGCDTMATMTARIMETKKERVIVTLLLALGVPCSAQLGVILGMLSGISLTGALFWSGSVLGTILLVGWLSSKVLPGESSDFLLELPPIRRPQLSNILVKVVARIEWYLKEALPLFLLGTFVLWVFDRLQLLPLVIRAVEPVVTGVLGLPKEAGVSFVIGFLRRDYGAAGLFDLFNERMRAGTLGVEGEIQVVVAMTVITLFVPCIANFFMIVKERGLKTGLAMVAFIFPFAVAVGGVVNVLMHWVMG
- a CDS encoding FeoA family protein is translated as MGLLSAFRPRKQAAAGAAVPVTEAPVGVFLVVDAVSVENPVRSDRLASLGLVAGCEVVLRQRRPTFVLDVGETTLALDREIATGIRVRLP